Proteins encoded together in one Miscanthus floridulus cultivar M001 chromosome 16, ASM1932011v1, whole genome shotgun sequence window:
- the LOC136513483 gene encoding uncharacterized protein At4g08330, chloroplastic-like, protein MVRALDRYSSGKDVAYSCGYCGYALNLSSSARNTANIGSKYGKHIRKGVVSFFAIDESRFTHTDEVSCTPYFHSSRSWGFFRNRTRLLCRKCSGHIGNAYEDEDPTFCEGSDDLDMSSKGSSTSPRKKYVIKINALQPSSDDSGALFSP, encoded by the exons ATGGTGAGGGCCCTCGACCGCTACTCCTCCGGCAAGGATGTCGCCTACAG CTGTGGATACTGTGGCTATGCATTAAACCTGAGCTCCTCCGCACGGAACACGGCGAACATTGGATCCAAGTATGGCAAGCACATCAGGAAAGGTGTTGTCTCATTCTTTGCAATCGATGAGAGCCGCTTTACACATACTGACGAGGTGAGCTGCACGCCGTACTTCCATTCAAGCCGTTCATGGGGATTCTTCAGAAATAGGACGCGATTGCTCTGCCGGAAGTGCAGTGGTCATATTGGTAATGCTTATGAAGATGAGGATCCCACCTTTTGCGAGGGGTCAGATGACCTGGACATGAGCTCCAAGGGCAGCAGCACATCCCCTCGGAAGAAATATGTTATTAAGATCAATGCACTGCAGCCCTCATCAGACGACTCTGGTGCTCTCTTCTCGCCGTGA
- the LOC136513721 gene encoding histone H4 has product MSGRGKGGKGLGKGGAKRHRKVLRDNIQGITKPAIRRLARRGGVKRISGLIYEETRGVLKIFLENVIRDAVTYTEHARRKTVTAMDVVYALKRQGRTLYGFGG; this is encoded by the coding sequence ATGTCTGGGCGCGGCAAGGGTGGCAAGGGGCTCGGCAAAGGCGGCGCGAAGCGCCACCGGAAGGTGCTGCGCGACAACATCCAGGGCATCACCAAGCCGGCGATCCGGCGGCTGGCGAGGAGGGGCGGCGTCAAGCGCATCTCGGGTCTCATCTACGAGGAGACACGCGGCGTGCTCAAGATCTTCCTCGAGAACGTCATCCGCGACGCCGTCACCTACACCGAGCACGCCCGCCGCAAGACTGTCACCGCCATGGACGTCGTCTACGCGCTCAAACGCCAGGGCCGCACCCTCTACGGCTTCGGCGGCTAG